GAGTTAACACAAGAAACCTTCTACATCGGAAAACCTTCCACTTGCCCTCTTACAACTGTGAAATCTATCAGAATAATGTGGAAGAAACAACTCTGCACTTTTTTTGGGACTGTGACTTTGCTCTGGGTTGCTAGGATTCAATTGTACACAACAAAAACAAGGGTATTTCAAATTTTGATGAGATCAAACTGCTTATGAATACTCTGCCAAGACCCATTGCCTTTGAAGTTACTACCATGGGATGTTGGCATATCTCGATGCAGAGAAACGACAAAATATTCCAAGCTCATACAGTTTCAATGCTCTCATGGAGACGATTGCTCAGATCTGATCTTCTCCTCAGACATAGGATAAAAGTAAAATTCAGGTAACAACTCAGCGATTGAGTCGATCAAGCTTTATACTAGTTTATCCATGAAGATTCCCAAAACTAGCATTGGATAGTGTCCATTGTAgattcccttttttcttttttttggcatgTAAATATGGATTTTTGATTTATTAATATATAGCGTAGAATGATTGTTCTATGGGTTTGGTTCAATTTTTTTACTAGCTTTGCTGAACCTTTATTTTGATGGATCAGCTGAGACAGTTGTTCTGTATTTATCAGTTTCATTTTCCATGAAATGAAATTGGGAGCTACGCTCCTAAATTTGAAAAAAATACAGTAGCCTTTTTTTAAGAGCAAGTTATTTGCTAGAAGGCAGAGCAAGTGAAATGTTGTTGCCGTGCTTGACATGCCTAGATATTGCTTTCCCTGGCCTTCATACAACTAGCAAGATCATTAACAAATCCCATCCTCCAGTTTACTGTTTTCTCTATTCGCTTTGATGTAGTAAAGCGAACCTATCCACATAGAAAAAGGCATCAAATTTGAGAGAGGATTTGTGGCACGCAGCTGCAGGGAACCATCCCCATTTTTGGGTTTCAATTTTGAATCTTTTGTATCCTTTGAATTGAGTGAACGCCATAGGAGTTTGAATATATGTGTTTCTTGTGCAGAGGGCTTTCAAATAAGACCACTTTTGAGTAGGATTCGATGAGTTTTTGAAACTTCAACAAGTTTCACACTCTGAAACTAGATACGAGCGAAAACCAAATCTGCAAGTTTCAGAAACCGCACTAGGATTTGTGATATGCATATTCGTGTTTCTTGCGACAAGAGCTTTCAAATAAGACCGCCTTCGATAGGCTTTGACGTTCTTTTAAAAAAAAACTTCACCATGTTTAAAGTTCGGAAACTTGAAACCAGCGAACACCAAAATCACCAAGTTACAGAAACTAACTTAAAACATGTTGTGCCCTCATGCGGAATCCAATGACTATGCGAATCATGATGCAATCGTGCAGCCAGGCCATGCTGGGTAGGTGCGTGCCCCTGCAAATTTTTGCGACAAATTCTAATTTTGATCTTTTTTTCCTCAAAACAGGGTAAAAGAGATTAGAAACAGCAAGGGGTATATGTGTGCGTTTGTGAAGAATTTGCTTTTATAAAAACATGCAAACTACCTCCTCCAAATTGAAAAACCTAATGCTCCAATAACATGTTCCCAGGAACAAGTAAGCCTTGCATTTAAAAAAATGAGGATCAACCCCGGCCTCTCCGATCCAGAATGATGCATGCAACCCTATTATTAAACAAATAATTTGAAAGGTCCGTTGTCTAGTACAAGCTTGCTCGGAGCAAAAAAAGTTAAAGAAAACGTAAAAGTTGCCATGAACGGCCAAAATAGAATGAGATGACTAAACACCTAGCCTATTATTgggccgccatccaaaccggttgtagaTATCCCGAACTACCATCTCTCATCGGGTAGAcctagtaaccaaaggctccctagTTTCCGCAagagtgagtaacgaccacgtactgacccaagtagTGGCCCTGTAGATAACCTACAAAAAAAATTTATACGAGTTTGTCTATTAAAAACCATATCATTTCCGATGTTCCATATAGCCCAAAGTAATGTGTACTCCTATTCGAATGCCTCACATTATTTGACTCTACTCCATTTAGTCACATCCTTAATAATGTGTGAATACTATTTGCAGGGGTGATATTAAAGGCTATATGAATTGAACACCATAATAGTTTGGCAAGGGGACAATCGGGAAAGAGGTGTTTAATAGTTTCATCGTTGGCTACCCTACAAACTTTGCTTTGCCAAGTTATCCTTGGTCAGAGTCACTTCCTTGTGAAGTAACCACATGAAGACATTGATTCTTAAAGCCACTTTAATCTTCCAAATATGTATCGATTTCAAAATTGGACCAGAGTCAATTAAGTCTACATAGATAGATTTCACTATGAAGATTTCGTTCCTATATAGTCTCCAGTAAATAGTATCTGGCTCATCAGAGATGTGAACATCCATCAACCTTCGCACTAGATGTAGCCATGCGTCCCATTGGTCTCCTAATAAAGATCTCTGGAATTGAATCTTTAGAGGAGTATACTGTAATACCATAGCAACATAAGCCTTCTTACGCTGTACAATATTACACAGAGACAGATATTATGTGGCTAAAGGCGTCTCCCCTAGCCAAGTATCCTCTCAAAATCTAGTCGAATTACCGTTTCctatcatgaatttagtcctatGAAAGAAGATCGATTTCGTTCTCATTAACCCCATCCAGAAAGGTGAATCATTGGGGTCTAACGGTAACTTAGGCCAAGGTCTTAAATTGTAGGTACTTATTACGAAAAATTTATACCCATGTGCCTTTGGTCTCAACAGAAAGCCTGTACAACCATTTACTGAGTAGACATCTATTTTTTACCTCTAAATTCTCAATCCCGAGCCTATCCTGGTCCTTTGGTctacaaatgatatcccacttCGTTAGCCTATACTTTCTCTTTATTTCACCGCATTGATAGAAAAGTCATGATCGATAGAAATCTAACCTTTTCCGTACCCCTATCGGTACTTGAAAGAAAGACATAAGGAACATCAGCATACCCGTGAGCACTAAGTTTATCAGTACCAACCGACCACTGTAAGACATAAGCTTACCCTTCCAACAGCTTAGTTTTTTTCAAATCGATCTTCAACACACTTCCATTCCTTGTTAGAAAGCTTGCGATGGTGAATTGGTATGCCCAGATAGGTAGCGTACCCAGTCCACATTCGAACAATTGTCTATAAGCATCTTGTTCATCTATGGCTCTGTCAAAATAGAACAATTCACTTTTGTTAAAATTAATCTTTAATCCCGAAAATTGTTCGAATAGGCATAGCATGAGCTTCATATTTCTGGCCTTTGCCAGATCATATTCTGTGAAAATAATAGTGTCGTCAGCATATTGTGGTATAGACACCATCCTCAAGATGTGGTACTAGTTCTCCTACTTGGCCGTCCTCTTTAGCTCTACCTATGAGAATTGCCAACATATCTGCCACTATGTTGAACAAGATAGGAGACATCGGGTCCCTTGTCTTAGACCCTTTTGTACATAGTTGCATTGTAAACTTGAACTAGCCATAGTTTATAAATGGTCAAATTAGCGTCCGCGACGTGCAAACTCAGGTTGCATGGGTTGGATTCCTACACTTAATGTTGCACTAATCTAAGCATGGCAAAGATTGACAAAAAATGAAGAATtgatgaagttttgaacattttgggGGTGCTCTGAGTTTTTGCGTCTTATTTGATCTAATTTAGCACTTTTTAATCTATTTCTATGTAAATAATTCTATATACGCCCTAGAGGATGATAGCGACCCTGACCTAAAAGTACCTCACATAGCCTACGACCCTCAGGTCACATACTCAAGTCCTCAACCGAGCTCCTTTCACCCAGtagatctctctctctttctctctctctctatctctctctctctctctctctctctctctcacacacacacacacacacacaaacacaaacaacCTTCTTAATTAAAGAGAGCAAGATGGGGGCATTCTCGGACCTATATTTTTGGAAACGAGTGGACTGATATGTCAATCAAGTAAAAAATCTAGaagtttttagaattttttttgcgGGGAGTAAGTGAGTTTTATTCCATAGCTATACGGTTATAATCTACTAATACAAGATGATGAATGAAACTAGGTCCCTACTACAACCAAGAAGCGGTGCTGCATGCTGTTAGATTTGAATGAACTTTTAGATGAATATGTCAAGCATCTCGGGTTACTGACTTATAGAAACTGAATTATCATAAATAAAATGAACTTATATATGAACAAtgttgtctgtttgaacttcaaatCATATGTACACTtgattgtcaatattttttattctaTTTGGAATTAATCATAGACTTAATATTTGTGAAATTCTTGTAGAATGCACTAGCTTTGATATTATATATTTACCCCTAGAACATCATATTTTTGTATCTATTTGTGGATAGTTCCGCCTTGTAAAAAAATTAAGATTTGTTTGTGAATTTCCCAATTGAAAAAAATGCAATTTGAATTTTAATTATTGCTACATTAGTTTGTTCTTAAACAATTATTGGTAGTAGCGAAAGTGCTAGATTATTTGAATGTCCAATTGTACTCTTATAACCTTGAACTAGCGATGACACGTAAATGGTCAAACTAGAGTCGACAACGATCAAAAGTCACAAGCTAGAATCCACTGCAGATCAAAAAATCTGGCCTATATATTCCTGTCATCACATTGCAAATGGCCTTCTCTGAAATAATAATGATAGAATGAAGATACATATGTCAACACGCCTTGTTTTGATTTTGTCAACCACTTGGAATGTgccctcaaaacaaaacaaaagtttTTCTATGCGGAAAGGAAGGTAGAATATTCTGTCTTGGTTTGTCCTTGGTGGCTAGCTAAGTTGGTTGGGCTGTGCCTCAGGCTGAACTACAGAAGTTTCCGTGCGAGAGTAGGCAGACACCACAACTTTTTTGTAGAAAGCAATACAATACAACTGAGGCACATATTTCCCTCACAAAATTAATCTCAGACACACATCACAATTTCTTAATAGGATTGGTCATGGAGATTCTAATGAGCAAATCCGTGCAAGTGAAACTAAACAACCTCACTCTTGTTGCAACCATAAAAGAGCTACCTATTCGCTGAGAAGGAAGTGAAACACTTAGTACCAGGAAGGAAATAGAGCCGAAATATACTGAGGGTGGGGCATGTTTTTGGATGGAACATGCGGAAACAGTGAATATAAGGGGATTACTTGGCCTCATACTAACATTATCAATCATATGTGAGATAGCAATTGTGGTAGGGAGTGTGTTGACGCCAGTTTTTGACACAATAGAAAAGGTAATCAAGATGGCCTGAACTGAAAAATTGTCCAATATGAAAAATCTCGGTATGCTCAAAATGAACAACTTTGTTCTTTGGATCattgccatccgatctcatctctggGGCCGAAAATGTGCTCAGAGTGCTGAGATTTGGCATTCAGAGTACTGTTTGGCCGATTACGCCTCCAAGACGACCTCAGATGTAAATCTACATAGATATGGATCCTCGTTGCTCATCTCACCACTACTTTTTTGCGAGTATCTCACCACTCATTCGACACCACATCGAGTAAACCATCATCTTACAACCAATCACATACAAATTTAAACAACACGTCGTTACCTAGATGGCAAGCTTCTATGGAGTTTACTAAATGACAATCTCTAGCAAAATCGTTCAATTTACATATACTGTAATAAGTAATACTGATATTTTGATCTTCGCCAGCTGTACTACCAGTGGCTTCAACATTATTCACATCATTAGTAGCTCATTCCTTGGTTTGTTCCAGTCATAGTCCGCGGTAATGAATACAAAAGAAAAAATGAAGTATCACATCGACAATCTCACGGTCCAACTCAAAATTCATTTTCACCATTAGAATTCTTTATGGCAAGTTGCAactcttttattcttcttctttttcagggAAATGTAAAAATTAGCTTGCATTCCACACGCTAACTGCTGGCCGGTTCTCATGCGCGTTGCCATAGCCCTCGTACAGTTTAGCTTTAATGTCTCAGCTAACTAAAAACTAGCTAATGATCAGACGTGACAAATGAATTGGTCACTATGTCAGCGAAACCATCATGTTGCAACCAACCACGTACAAATTTAAACAATGCACCATTACCTGGATGGCAAGCTGGTATGGAGTTTACTAAACGACAATCCCTAGCGAAATCGTTCAAGTTACATGTACTATAATAAGTAATACTGACATTTTGATCTTCGCTAGTAGTACTACAAGTGGCTTCAACATTATTGACACCATTGGTAGCTCATTTCTTGGTTTGTTCCAGTTGTAGTCCACGGTAATGAATACAGAAGAGAAAATGAAGTACTCCTATCACATCGACAATCTCACAGTCCGACTCAAAATTCATTTTCACCATTCATTAAACTAGCTAATGATCAGACGTGACAAATGAATTGGTCAAAGAGACGACACAATTAAAGTGTACCATGATGCTTCCTGGAGCGTACGTAAGTATACGTCTCACCTGCTAAAAGACCAAAGTTTTGTTCATGCTACCAAGGGATTATTAGTTGATGCCCGCGTGGCCTCAAAGAAAGTGAAAATTAACGTACGCGACGTCTTCATTAACGCATCATGAAATCACGGAGTTGAAGAAGACGAAGCACACATGAAACGTTCTTCATTAACGTACGTGATGTCTCAACGACCGGAAAAACAAGCGTCCCCATCTGCCACTGGTACGGTCGATCATATCATACATTCAAAACTGCAGGAAAGAAAGAAACACGGAGCTGGCTACATCAATCAGCTGCTCGATCCAGCTATCACGAAATAGCTAGCTCCAGCTTATGCATATGGCCGCTTCATATAGTGAACATCTAGCTGTTTGTTACTATTTGTGTATGATATCATTACGGGCGCCCTTTGATTACGGGGTGGGACGAGTACAGTCAACGAATTCAATGACGATCGGTGGCAACAACCCGGTGCAGTAACGTTCCAACGAAGCTAAGATAACCATTGTTAATTTTAAGCACATGCCAACATATATGTGCATATACTGTCGGACAAGCTATATAAGTGGATAGCTTCCTGCTCGAGGTATATCAACATACAGGCATTCTCCACCGATCGAGCACTTCTCACACTTGATCTCTCTTCTGCTAGCTTCGAAGAAATAGAAATGGCGGCTGTTGCTGCAAAGCCGCAGGTTTTGGTGGCTTGTGCCTTGCTGCTCCTCGCAGTGGGATGCCAGGCCAGCCCTTTCTGGCCACTGGAGATCGGCTACTACCACGACAAGTGCCCCCAGGCGGAGGCCGTCGTCAAGGGCGTCATGGAGAAGGCCATCTCCCAGAACCCCGGCAATGGCGCCGCCATGATCCGCATGCTCTTCCACGACTGTTTCGTCGAGGTACGGGCACTGCAAGAAACCAATTCGCAAAGATATATATATGTACGTTTACAGCCCATTAGCCAGACTTGACTCCGTTCAGGGCTGTGACGCTTCCGTCCTCCTGGACCCGACTCGGTTCAGCCCCACGCCGGAGAAACTCAGCCCGCCGAACGACCCTACCCTGCGCGGCTTCAAGCTGATTGACGCCATCAAGGACACCCTCGAGGCAGCCTGCCCAGGCGTCGTCTCCTGTGCGGACATCATCGCCTTCGCGGCCCGTGACGCGTCCTGCATCCTCAGCAGGGGCAAGGTAAACTTTCAGATGCCGTCCGGCCGCCGCGACGGCACCTTCTCCAACGCATCCGAGCCTCTCAAGTTCCTGGCGCCGCCGACGTCCAACCTCAGCGACCTCGTCGCTAGCTTCGTCATCAAGGGCCTCAACACGGAGGACCTGGTCGTCCTCTCCGGCGCGCACACCATCGGGCGTTCCCACTGCTCGTCCTTCGTCTCCGACCGCCTCAACACCCCCTCCGACATTAACGGAGGCCTGGCCGCGTTCCTGCGGGGGCAGTGCCCGGCCGACGCGACGCCGGGCGGTAACGACCCGACGGTGATGCAGGACGTGGTGACGCCCAACAAGCTGGACAGACAGTATTACAAGAACGTGCTGTCGCACACGGTGCTCTTCACCTCCGACGCGGCGCTCATGACGTCGGCAGAGACGGCGAGAATGGTGGTGGAGAACGCCAAAATCCCC
The sequence above is a segment of the Triticum dicoccoides isolate Atlit2015 ecotype Zavitan chromosome 1A, WEW_v2.0, whole genome shotgun sequence genome. Coding sequences within it:
- the LOC119287497 gene encoding peroxidase 2-like; translation: MAAVAAKPQVLVACALLLLAVGCQASPFWPLEIGYYHDKCPQAEAVVKGVMEKAISQNPGNGAAMIRMLFHDCFVEGCDASVLLDPTRFSPTPEKLSPPNDPTLRGFKLIDAIKDTLEAACPGVVSCADIIAFAARDASCILSRGKVNFQMPSGRRDGTFSNASEPLKFLAPPTSNLSDLVASFVIKGLNTEDLVVLSGAHTIGRSHCSSFVSDRLNTPSDINGGLAAFLRGQCPADATPGGNDPTVMQDVVTPNKLDRQYYKNVLSHTVLFTSDAALMTSAETARMVVENAKIPRWWEDRFEKAMVKMAGIEVKTGYQGQIRKSCRAINHY